From a region of the Salvelinus alpinus chromosome 2, SLU_Salpinus.1, whole genome shotgun sequence genome:
- the ubl5 gene encoding ubiquitin-like protein 5 — translation MIEVVCNDRLGKKVRVKCNSEDTIGDLKKLIAAQTGTRWDKIVLKKWYTIFKDHVSLGDYEIHDGQNLELYYQ, via the exons ATGATTGAGGTGGTTTGCAATGACCGGCTGGGCAAGAAGGTCCGGGTGAAGTGCAA CTCAGAAGACACTATAGGAGACCTGAAGAAGCTCATCGCTGCCCAGACAGGCACACGGTGGGACAAGATCGTACTCAAGAAATG GTACACCATATTCAAGGACCACGTGTCTCTGGGAGACT ATGAGATCCATGATGGGCAGAACCTGGAGCTGTACTACCAGTAG
- the pin1 gene encoding peptidyl-prolyl cis-trans isomerase NIMA-interacting 1 isoform X2 yields MADAEDEKLPSGWEKRMSRSSSDGSGEPDKVRCSHLLVKHSQSRRPSSWREENITRSKDEALDLIQKYIEQMQSGEEEFEALASQFSDCSSARNGGDLGLFGRGQMQKPFEDASFALKVGDMSGPVFTDSGVHVILRTG; encoded by the exons ATGGCAGACGCCGAGGACGAGAAGCTGCCGTCCGGGTGGGAAAAGCGGATGAGCCGCAGTTCGA GTGATGGGAGTGGCGAGCCAGACAAGGTGCGTTGTTCCCACCTCCTGGTGAAGCACAGCCAATCGCGTCGCCCGTcctcctggagggaggagaacatCACACGCTCCAAAGACGAGGCCCTCGACCTCATACAGA AGTACATAGAGCAGatgcagtcaggagaggaggagtTTGAGGCTCTGGCCTCTCAGTTCAGCGACTGCAGCTCCGCACGCAACGGAGGAGACCTGGGACTGTTCGgcagag GTCAGATGCAGAAGCCGTTTGAGGATGCGTCCTTTGCTCTGAAGGTGGGAGACATGAGTGGTCCGGTGTTCACCGATTCTGGAGTTCACGTCATCCTCCGCACGGGATAG
- the pin1 gene encoding peptidyl-prolyl cis-trans isomerase NIMA-interacting 1 isoform X1: MADAEDEKLPSGWEKRMSRSSSRVYYFNHITNASQWERPVGSGDGSGEPDKVRCSHLLVKHSQSRRPSSWREENITRSKDEALDLIQKYIEQMQSGEEEFEALASQFSDCSSARNGGDLGLFGRGQMQKPFEDASFALKVGDMSGPVFTDSGVHVILRTG; encoded by the exons ATGGCAGACGCCGAGGACGAGAAGCTGCCGTCCGGGTGGGAAAAGCGGATGAGCCGCAGTTCGA GTAGAGTGTACTACTTTAACCACATCACCAATGCCAGCCAGTGGGAGCGTCCTGTGGGGTCAG GTGATGGGAGTGGCGAGCCAGACAAGGTGCGTTGTTCCCACCTCCTGGTGAAGCACAGCCAATCGCGTCGCCCGTcctcctggagggaggagaacatCACACGCTCCAAAGACGAGGCCCTCGACCTCATACAGA AGTACATAGAGCAGatgcagtcaggagaggaggagtTTGAGGCTCTGGCCTCTCAGTTCAGCGACTGCAGCTCCGCACGCAACGGAGGAGACCTGGGACTGTTCGgcagag GTCAGATGCAGAAGCCGTTTGAGGATGCGTCCTTTGCTCTGAAGGTGGGAGACATGAGTGGTCCGGTGTTCACCGATTCTGGAGTTCACGTCATCCTCCGCACGGGATAG